From the Lysobacter sp. FW306-1B-D06B genome, one window contains:
- a CDS encoding bifunctional serine/threonine-protein kinase/formylglycine-generating enzyme family protein yields the protein MSGSAGNNDNTSPLPEIAGYRLHKVINHGGMSTVYLGNQLALAREVAIKVMLPLALADEVSRRRFENEVRTIARLEHPNIVGIHEVGRTFDGLPYYAMPYLPRGHLGQRELSKDEPRAIEIALTLLQALDYAHARGVVHRDVKAENVLFDESERVLLADFGIALRRGFGPRVTTAGLAVGSTAYMAPEQARGEDVDGRADLYSMGVLLWEMLTGRLPFEAADALSMAVMHAQDPIPKLPQHLRHWQRFMNRALSKQAAHRFQDATQMANAIRGVQQRKPWTGAVESLRRLRPTQRWAMPVWATLGVTAVTLVVLAFSLGRDEAEKPAPMTPIATAPQATPSVDPTAAMLQPLPEAPLQHALEDARQQIARGRLTEPEDANAFDSVLLAWHTDSTHPDVAKAIDQLTAAFSDHLVRAVKDGKDDRARELASRAAALGQQTGTANSAAQQQLREATGKALDARLQKAVTRRDAADAQRLTALAEQLQMPRKLDPRLIAQAKALPKGLARGSKIETASLSSAKVSVALTPRPVSRREYARFAAANGREPALCRERASLLRVLDPRDWQSPGFRQDENDPVVCISLEDAQAYAHWYSAQTGRRYRLPSAEEIAQTGVEIDGRAVSLWLRDCGQNCQQRQVSGGSWRSHEGQRTLAAARGYDDVGFRLVRER from the coding sequence ATGTCCGGTTCTGCAGGCAACAACGACAACACATCGCCATTGCCGGAGATCGCCGGTTATCGCCTGCACAAGGTGATCAACCACGGCGGCATGTCGACCGTGTACCTGGGAAACCAGCTTGCGCTCGCGCGCGAGGTGGCGATCAAGGTGATGTTGCCGCTCGCGCTCGCCGACGAAGTCAGCCGTCGTCGCTTCGAGAACGAAGTGCGCACGATCGCGCGACTGGAACATCCCAACATCGTCGGCATCCACGAAGTGGGCCGCACGTTCGACGGCCTGCCCTACTACGCGATGCCCTACCTACCGCGCGGCCACCTCGGCCAGCGCGAGCTGAGCAAGGATGAACCGCGCGCGATCGAGATCGCGCTGACGCTGCTTCAGGCGCTGGACTACGCGCATGCGCGCGGTGTCGTGCATCGCGACGTCAAGGCCGAGAACGTGCTGTTCGACGAAAGCGAGCGCGTGCTGCTCGCCGATTTCGGCATCGCGCTGCGCCGTGGCTTCGGCCCGCGCGTTACGACGGCGGGCCTTGCCGTGGGCAGCACCGCGTACATGGCGCCCGAACAGGCGCGCGGCGAAGACGTCGACGGCCGCGCGGACCTCTACAGCATGGGCGTGCTGCTGTGGGAAATGCTCACCGGACGCCTGCCCTTCGAAGCCGCCGACGCCTTGTCGATGGCGGTGATGCACGCACAGGATCCGATTCCGAAACTTCCGCAGCATCTGCGCCACTGGCAGCGCTTCATGAATCGTGCGCTGTCCAAGCAGGCCGCGCATCGCTTCCAGGATGCGACGCAGATGGCCAACGCGATCCGCGGCGTGCAACAGCGCAAGCCGTGGACCGGCGCGGTGGAGAGTCTTCGCCGCCTGCGCCCGACGCAGCGCTGGGCGATGCCGGTGTGGGCGACGCTCGGCGTGACCGCGGTGACGCTGGTCGTGCTCGCTTTCAGCCTGGGCCGCGACGAGGCCGAAAAACCCGCGCCGATGACGCCCATCGCGACGGCACCGCAGGCGACGCCGTCGGTCGACCCGACCGCCGCGATGCTGCAACCGCTGCCCGAGGCGCCGCTGCAGCATGCGCTGGAGGACGCGCGCCAGCAGATCGCGCGCGGCCGCCTGACCGAGCCGGAGGATGCCAATGCCTTCGACAGCGTGCTCCTCGCCTGGCACACCGACAGCACGCATCCCGACGTGGCCAAGGCCATCGACCAGCTCACGGCGGCGTTTTCCGATCACCTCGTTCGCGCAGTGAAGGACGGCAAGGACGATCGTGCTCGCGAACTGGCCTCGCGCGCGGCCGCGCTGGGCCAGCAGACGGGCACCGCCAATTCGGCGGCGCAGCAGCAGTTGCGTGAGGCGACCGGCAAGGCGCTCGACGCGCGCCTGCAGAAGGCCGTCACCCGCCGCGATGCCGCCGACGCGCAGCGCCTGACCGCGCTGGCCGAACAGTTGCAGATGCCACGCAAACTCGACCCGCGCCTGATCGCGCAGGCCAAGGCGCTGCCAAAGGGCCTGGCGCGCGGCAGCAAGATCGAGACGGCCTCGCTGAGCAGTGCAAAGGTCAGCGTCGCGCTGACGCCACGGCCAGTGAGCCGCCGCGAATACGCGCGCTTCGCCGCAGCCAACGGCCGCGAGCCAGCGCTGTGCCGCGAGCGCGCTTCGTTGTTGCGCGTGCTCGATCCGCGCGACTGGCAGTCACCCGGTTTCCGCCAGGACGAAAACGACCCGGTGGTCTGCATCTCCCTGGAAGACGCGCAGGCCTACGCGCACTGGTACAGCGCGCAGACCGGACGCCGTTACCGCCTGCCGAGCGCGGAAGAGATCGCGCAGACGGGGGTGGAGATCGACGGCCGCGCGGTGTCGCTGTGGCTGCGCGACTGCGGCCAGAACTGCCAGCAGCGCCAGGTCAGCGGCGGTTCCTGGCGCAGCCACGAGGGCCAGCGCACGCTCGCGGCAGCGCGCGGGTACGACGACGTCGGGTTCCGCCTCGTGCGCGAGCGCTGA
- a CDS encoding DUF885 family protein, with product MPHPARPFLRLPLAIALVLGVTAALPSAAFAQAPAATATQSAKATRLNAMYEQYWDELLKLNPLQATFQGDNRYNDQLPNTLSAQYRQQMHEFNTRWLKSVKDVGSDGLSGQDLLSYEIFVRDREDSLEAEKFPTWQQPINQFYNFAATFVQLGTGTGAQPFKTVKDYDNWLKRAAQAPAIFDQAIANSREGMKSGVVQPRALMVKVIPQLDALIKDKAEDTLFWGPVKNFPADFSDADKQRLTSQYKQLIEKQLMPAYRELRDFIANDYLPKTRATSGLDALPNGAAWYAFNARNSTTTDLTPAQIHQIGLDEVKRIHGQIEGVMKQVGFKGSMSDFFKFMQNDPRFSFADEPSLLAYYRGLEDKINQKIPEQFSLIPKAAFEIRPVEPFRAQSAAGGSYMRPSQDGSRPGIFYVNTYDLPTRKTWDAEDLYLHEAIPGHHFQLALQQELTGLPKFRRFGSEIAFSEGWGLYAESLGKDLGVYTDPYNYFGYLQNELWRAIRLVVDTGLHSKGWTREQVIKYMLDNSAESETQSTAEAERYMAIPGQALAYKMGELKIKEVRAKAEKALGPKFDVREFHAEVLKDGSVPLEILEGKIDRWIAEKKG from the coding sequence ATGCCGCATCCTGCGCGCCCGTTCCTCCGCCTTCCGCTCGCCATTGCCCTCGTCCTGGGCGTCACCGCCGCCCTGCCCTCCGCCGCCTTCGCGCAGGCGCCGGCCGCCACTGCCACGCAGAGCGCCAAAGCCACGCGTCTGAACGCGATGTACGAGCAGTACTGGGATGAGCTGCTCAAGCTCAACCCGCTGCAGGCGACGTTCCAGGGCGACAACCGTTACAACGACCAGTTGCCGAACACGCTGTCGGCGCAGTACCGCCAGCAGATGCACGAGTTCAACACGCGCTGGCTCAAGTCGGTGAAGGACGTGGGCAGCGACGGGTTGTCGGGCCAGGACCTGCTGAGTTACGAGATCTTCGTGCGCGATCGCGAGGATTCGCTGGAAGCGGAGAAATTCCCGACCTGGCAGCAGCCGATCAATCAGTTCTACAACTTCGCCGCGACCTTCGTGCAGTTGGGCACCGGCACCGGCGCGCAGCCGTTCAAGACGGTCAAGGATTACGACAACTGGCTCAAGCGCGCCGCGCAGGCGCCGGCGATCTTCGACCAGGCCATCGCCAATTCGCGCGAAGGCATGAAGAGCGGCGTCGTGCAGCCGCGCGCGCTGATGGTGAAGGTGATCCCGCAGCTGGACGCGCTGATCAAGGACAAGGCCGAGGACACGCTGTTCTGGGGGCCGGTCAAGAACTTCCCCGCCGATTTCAGCGACGCCGACAAGCAGCGCCTCACCTCGCAGTACAAGCAGCTGATCGAGAAGCAGCTGATGCCGGCGTATCGCGAACTGCGCGATTTCATCGCCAACGACTATCTGCCCAAGACGCGCGCCACGTCCGGCCTGGATGCACTGCCCAACGGCGCGGCGTGGTACGCCTTCAACGCGCGCAACTCGACGACGACCGACCTCACGCCCGCGCAGATCCACCAGATCGGCCTGGACGAAGTGAAGCGCATCCACGGCCAGATCGAGGGCGTGATGAAGCAGGTGGGCTTCAAGGGGTCGATGTCGGACTTCTTCAAGTTCATGCAGAACGACCCGCGCTTCTCGTTCGCCGATGAGCCGTCGCTGCTGGCGTACTACCGCGGGCTGGAAGACAAGATCAACCAGAAGATCCCGGAGCAGTTCTCGCTGATTCCCAAGGCGGCGTTCGAGATCCGCCCGGTCGAGCCGTTCCGCGCGCAGTCGGCGGCGGGCGGTTCGTACATGCGCCCGAGCCAGGATGGCAGCCGTCCGGGCATCTTCTACGTCAACACCTACGACCTGCCCACGCGCAAGACGTGGGATGCGGAAGACCTGTACCTGCACGAGGCGATCCCGGGCCACCACTTCCAGCTCGCGCTGCAGCAGGAGCTCACCGGGCTGCCGAAGTTCCGCCGCTTCGGCAGCGAGATCGCTTTCAGCGAAGGCTGGGGGCTGTACGCCGAGTCGCTCGGCAAGGACCTGGGCGTGTACACCGATCCGTACAACTACTTCGGTTACCTTCAGAACGAACTGTGGCGCGCCATCCGCCTGGTCGTCGATACCGGCCTGCACAGCAAGGGCTGGACGCGCGAGCAGGTGATCAAGTACATGCTCGACAACTCCGCCGAAAGCGAAACCCAGTCCACCGCCGAAGCCGAACGCTACATGGCCATTCCCGGCCAGGCGCTGGCGTACAAGATGGGCGAGTTGAAGATCAAGGAAGTCCGCGCGAAGGCCGAGAAGGCGCTGGGCCCGAAGTTCGACGTGCGCGAATTCCATGCCGAGGTGTTGAAGGACGGCTCGGTGCCGCTGGAAATCCTCGAAGGCAAGATCGACCGCTGGATCGCGGAGAAGAAGGGCTGA
- a CDS encoding murein L,D-transpeptidase catalytic domain family protein has protein sequence MLPTLPTLEPGGRWLSRLAPGADPKVLDLAVSAMECAQASGIGAAARRLAVIDYSRPSLVPRLWVFDLNAGKLLYEEVVAHGQGSGDNLATRFSNRDGSHQSSIGLFVTADTYTGKNGYSLRMRGLEPGVNDAAMARAIVMHGAPYVDPEQGRRMGRLGRSWGCPAVRSVVAKPMIDLLKDGQFVFSYYPDQAWLARSALLNCPAVRAQREGFAHRPDTGHPASG, from the coding sequence ATGCTCCCGACCTTGCCTACTCTCGAGCCGGGTGGACGCTGGTTGTCGCGTCTGGCACCGGGTGCCGATCCGAAGGTGCTCGACCTCGCCGTCTCGGCCATGGAGTGCGCGCAGGCCAGCGGCATCGGCGCCGCCGCCCGGCGACTGGCGGTGATCGATTACAGCCGCCCCTCGCTCGTGCCGCGCCTGTGGGTGTTCGATCTAAACGCCGGAAAGCTGTTGTACGAGGAAGTCGTCGCGCACGGACAGGGCTCGGGCGACAACCTCGCCACGCGGTTCTCCAACCGCGATGGGAGCCACCAGTCCAGCATCGGGCTGTTCGTCACCGCCGACACGTACACCGGCAAGAACGGGTATTCGCTGCGCATGCGCGGTCTCGAGCCGGGCGTGAACGATGCCGCCATGGCGCGCGCGATCGTGATGCACGGCGCTCCGTACGTCGATCCCGAACAAGGCCGGCGCATGGGCCGGCTCGGCCGCAGTTGGGGCTGCCCTGCCGTGCGCAGCGTGGTCGCCAAACCGATGATCGACCTGCTCAAGGACGGCCAGTTCGTGTTTTCGTACTACCCCGACCAGGCATGGCTGGCACGCTCGGCGCTGCTCAATTGCCCTGCGGTGCGAGCCCAGCGCGAAGGGTTTGCGCATCGGCCCGACACCGGACACCCGGCCTCGGGCTGA
- a CDS encoding DUF502 domain-containing protein, translated as MPTSPESPAAASIRPAAPKPSLQKLFLTGLLTLLPIWLTWVVVKFVFVMLSDISQPFITPMLQNLATTYPRLHWLDDQWVRTVLALLATLAVILFSGVMARYVLGQRLLRWFEALIGRIPLASIVYSSARQLLDILQTKPDGTQRVVLVDFPHKEMKSIGFVTRVIREHGTGRELAAVYVPTTPNPTSGYLEIVPVEKITPTDWTVDQAMSFIISGGAVAPDSIPFSPPSVDEKPH; from the coding sequence ATGCCGACCTCCCCCGAGTCCCCCGCCGCCGCGTCGATCCGGCCCGCCGCGCCCAAGCCGAGCCTGCAGAAGCTCTTCCTCACCGGCCTTCTGACCCTGCTGCCGATCTGGCTGACCTGGGTCGTGGTCAAGTTCGTGTTCGTGATGCTGTCGGACATCAGCCAGCCGTTCATCACGCCGATGCTGCAGAACCTGGCGACGACCTACCCGCGCCTGCACTGGCTGGACGACCAGTGGGTGCGCACCGTGCTCGCGTTGCTGGCGACGCTGGCGGTGATCCTCTTCTCCGGCGTGATGGCGCGCTACGTGCTGGGGCAGCGCCTGCTGCGCTGGTTCGAGGCGCTGATCGGGCGCATTCCGCTGGCGAGCATCGTCTACAGCAGCGCACGGCAATTGCTCGACATCCTGCAGACCAAGCCCGACGGCACGCAGCGGGTGGTGCTGGTGGATTTCCCGCACAAGGAAATGAAGTCGATTGGTTTTGTCACGCGCGTGATCCGCGAACACGGCACCGGCCGTGAACTCGCCGCGGTGTACGTGCCGACCACGCCGAATCCGACCTCCGGCTACCTGGAAATCGTGCCGGTGGAGAAAATCACGCCGACCGACTGGACCGTGGATCAGGCCATGAGTTTCATCATCTCCGGCGGCGCGGTGGCGCCCGACAGCATTCCGTTCTCGCCGCCTTCGGTGGACGAAAAGCCGCACTGA
- a CDS encoding queuosine precursor transporter: MSQFVVARTLDDRAVRLFIVLAGFFCVNAVLAEFIGVKIFALEETLGIDPLHWNLFGQTGSLSFTAGTLLWPVVFLMTDVINEFFGRRGVRMISWLAAGLIVYGFVFAFAAIAIAPADWWVKAAQSQGVDDYQAAFAAVFGQGLWTIAGSLVAFMIGQLIDVAVFHRIRSVTGEKWVWLRATGSTAVSQLVDSFVVLYIAFVLGPQKWPTSLFLAVSTVNYAYKMLAAIALIPLIYLVRAGITRYLGEARAQELREQAAA; the protein is encoded by the coding sequence GTGTCCCAATTCGTCGTCGCACGCACGCTCGACGATCGCGCGGTGCGACTGTTCATCGTGCTTGCCGGGTTCTTCTGCGTGAACGCGGTGCTGGCCGAGTTCATCGGCGTGAAGATCTTCGCGCTGGAAGAAACGCTGGGCATCGATCCGCTGCACTGGAACCTGTTCGGCCAGACCGGTTCGCTGAGCTTCACCGCCGGCACGTTGCTGTGGCCGGTGGTGTTCCTGATGACCGACGTCATCAATGAGTTCTTCGGCCGTCGCGGCGTGCGCATGATCTCGTGGCTCGCGGCGGGCCTGATCGTGTACGGCTTCGTGTTCGCCTTCGCCGCGATCGCCATCGCGCCGGCGGACTGGTGGGTGAAGGCCGCGCAGTCGCAGGGCGTGGACGACTACCAGGCGGCGTTCGCGGCGGTGTTCGGCCAGGGGTTGTGGACGATCGCCGGCTCGCTGGTGGCTTTCATGATCGGCCAGCTCATCGACGTGGCGGTATTCCACCGCATCCGCAGCGTCACCGGAGAGAAGTGGGTGTGGTTGCGCGCGACCGGTTCGACCGCCGTCTCGCAGCTGGTGGACAGCTTCGTCGTGCTCTACATCGCCTTCGTGCTGGGGCCGCAGAAGTGGCCAACCTCGCTGTTCCTCGCGGTCAGCACGGTCAATTACGCCTACAAGATGCTGGCGGCGATCGCGCTGATTCCGCTGATCTATCTGGTGCGCGCGGGCATCACGCGCTACCTGGGCGAGGCGCGCGCGCAGGAGCTGCGCGAGCAGGCGGCCGCGTAG
- a CDS encoding DUF4442 domain-containing protein, translating to MKASVLRRGLNFWPPFLFSGIHVTQISDDYRHAHVELRMRPWNRNYVGTHFGGSLFAMTDPFWMLLAMNALGREYWVWDKAGEIEFVKPGRGTVHADFRLRDEALDELRAATANGEKALRWFDTDITDAQGEVVARVRKQLYVRRKPAHREGADSV from the coding sequence AAAGCCAGTGTCCTGCGCCGCGGCCTCAACTTCTGGCCGCCGTTTCTTTTCAGCGGCATCCACGTCACGCAGATCTCCGACGACTACCGCCACGCGCACGTCGAACTGCGCATGCGCCCCTGGAACCGCAACTACGTCGGCACGCATTTCGGCGGCAGCCTGTTCGCGATGACCGATCCGTTCTGGATGCTGCTGGCGATGAATGCCCTGGGCCGCGAGTACTGGGTCTGGGACAAGGCCGGCGAGATCGAATTCGTGAAGCCCGGTCGCGGCACCGTGCACGCCGACTTCCGCCTGCGCGATGAAGCGCTCGACGAACTTCGCGCCGCCACCGCGAACGGCGAGAAGGCACTGCGCTGGTTTGACACCGATATCACCGATGCACAGGGCGAGGTCGTCGCACGCGTGCGCAAGCAGCTCTACGTGAGGCGCAAACCCGCACATCGCGAAGGCGCCGACAGCGTGTAG
- a CDS encoding DUF885 family protein, translating to MKFRPLLLALAVSAAVAGCSKPATDTAVTGTPATTQNAQAKADQLNKLYTDFWEAYLKRNPVLATFTGDTRYNAELPDFGSQQYRDESKKFLEDWLAKVQAVGSEGLTGQDLLNYEIFTKDAKDQIESFQFPGWMTPVNQMDSTASLAVQFGSGSGAQPFKTVQDYDNWLARGARIPVLFDTEIANMKQGIAAGVVQPKALMEKVVPQLDALIKDKPEDTLFWGPITNMPKDFSDADKTRLTEAYRKMIAEQLMPAYKKLRVFINDEYLPKTRDTFGLDKLPNGAAWYAYNAKQSTTTDLTPAQIHQIGLDEVARIHGEMQKVMTEVGFKGSLQDFFKYVQTDKKFEFKSQDELLKYYRGLEAKINEKVPTQFSVIPKSPFEIRPVEPFREKSAAGGQYYPPSEDGTRPGIFYVNTYDLPSRKIWDAEDLYLHEAIPGHHFQIATQIELKDMPAFRRWSIQSAFAEGWGLYAESLGKDLGVYTDPYSYFGYLQNELWRAIRLVTDTGLHSKGWTRDQVIAYMKENSAVSDTTAVAEAERYIAWPGQALAYKIGELKIKELRAKAEKELGAKFDVREFHNEVLKDGAVPLAVLEQKIDRWIASKKG from the coding sequence ATGAAGTTCCGTCCGCTGTTGCTTGCCCTCGCCGTCTCCGCGGCCGTCGCCGGCTGCTCCAAACCCGCCACCGACACCGCCGTCACCGGCACGCCCGCCACCACGCAGAACGCGCAGGCCAAGGCCGATCAGCTCAACAAGCTCTACACGGATTTCTGGGAGGCGTACCTGAAGCGCAACCCGGTGCTGGCGACCTTCACCGGTGACACGCGTTACAACGCCGAGCTGCCCGACTTCGGTTCGCAGCAGTACCGCGACGAGTCGAAGAAATTCCTCGAAGACTGGCTGGCCAAGGTCCAGGCCGTGGGTTCCGAGGGCCTGACCGGCCAGGACCTGCTCAACTACGAGATCTTCACCAAGGACGCGAAGGATCAGATCGAATCCTTCCAGTTCCCGGGCTGGATGACGCCGGTGAACCAGATGGACAGCACCGCCAGCCTCGCCGTGCAGTTCGGTTCGGGCAGCGGCGCGCAGCCGTTCAAGACCGTGCAGGACTACGACAACTGGCTCGCCCGTGGCGCGCGCATCCCGGTGCTGTTCGACACCGAGATCGCCAACATGAAGCAAGGCATCGCCGCCGGCGTCGTGCAGCCCAAGGCCCTGATGGAGAAGGTCGTCCCGCAGCTGGACGCGCTGATCAAGGACAAGCCGGAAGACACGCTCTTCTGGGGTCCGATCACCAACATGCCCAAGGACTTCAGCGACGCCGACAAGACGCGCCTGACGGAGGCCTATCGCAAGATGATCGCCGAGCAGCTGATGCCGGCGTACAAGAAGCTGCGCGTCTTCATCAACGACGAATACCTGCCCAAGACGCGCGACACCTTCGGCCTGGACAAGCTGCCCAACGGCGCGGCGTGGTACGCCTACAACGCCAAGCAGAGCACCACCACCGACCTGACGCCGGCGCAGATCCACCAGATCGGTCTGGACGAGGTCGCACGCATCCACGGCGAGATGCAGAAGGTGATGACGGAAGTGGGCTTCAAGGGCTCGCTGCAGGACTTCTTCAAGTACGTGCAGACCGACAAGAAGTTCGAGTTCAAGAGCCAGGATGAGCTGCTCAAGTACTACCGCGGCCTGGAAGCGAAGATCAACGAGAAGGTCCCGACGCAGTTCTCGGTGATCCCGAAGTCGCCGTTCGAGATCCGCCCGGTCGAGCCGTTCCGCGAGAAGTCCGCGGCCGGCGGCCAGTACTATCCGCCGAGCGAAGACGGCACGCGCCCGGGCATCTTCTACGTCAACACCTACGACCTGCCCTCGCGCAAGATCTGGGACGCGGAAGACCTGTACCTGCATGAGGCGATCCCGGGCCATCACTTCCAGATCGCCACGCAGATCGAGCTGAAGGACATGCCGGCGTTCCGTCGCTGGAGCATCCAGAGCGCGTTCGCCGAAGGCTGGGGCCTGTACGCCGAATCGCTGGGCAAGGACCTGGGCGTGTACACCGATCCGTACTCGTACTTCGGTTACCTGCAGAACGAACTGTGGCGCGCGATCCGTCTGGTCACCGATACCGGCCTGCACAGCAAGGGCTGGACGCGCGATCAGGTCATTGCGTACATGAAGGAGAACTCGGCCGTCAGCGACACCACCGCCGTGGCCGAAGCCGAGCGTTACATCGCATGGCCCGGCCAGGCGCTGGCGTACAAGATCGGCGAGTTGAAGATCAAGGAACTGCGCGCGAAGGCCGAGAAGGAACTGGGCGCCAAGTTCGACGTGCGCGAGTTCCACAATGAAGTGCTCAAGGACGGCGCCGTGCCGCTGGCGGTGCTGGAGCAGAAGATCGACCGCTGGATCGCAAGCAAGAAGGGCTGA